A window from Dioscorea cayenensis subsp. rotundata cultivar TDr96_F1 chromosome 10, TDr96_F1_v2_PseudoChromosome.rev07_lg8_w22 25.fasta, whole genome shotgun sequence encodes these proteins:
- the LOC120270313 gene encoding uncharacterized protein LOC120270313 yields the protein MPKYAKFMKELLTNKMKLEEVDTMALYRNGFAIVDKKLPMKLKDQRSFVIPCLLGDGVEENTLADFGASINVMSYTIYMKLGLGELIPKKLTLQLADKSVRRPWGIVEDVLETVEKLIFLVDFVILDIDEDVETPLILRRSFLNTSRAIINWRDGKMTLKVEDEEMVYKLSIAMIYSMD from the coding sequence atgccgaagtatgcaaagtttatgAAGGAGTTGCTTACCAACAAGATGAAATTGGAAGAGGTTGATACAATGGCTCTATATAGAAATGGTTTCGCCATTGTTGACAAAAAGCTGCCAATGAAACTGAAAGATCAGAGAAGTTTTGTAATTCCATGTTTGTTAGGTGATGGCGTGGAAGAAAACACACTAGCCGATTTTGGAGCTAGTATCAATGTGATGTCATACACTATCTACATGAAGCTTGGGTTGGGAGAGTTGATACCCAAAAAGTTGACCTTGCAGTTGGCCGATAAATCAGTAAGAAGGCCATGGGGAATTGTGGAAGATGTACTTGAAACCGTTGAAAAGCTCATCTTCCTCGTGGATTTTGTGATCCttgacatagatgaagatgtagAAACTCCACTAATTCTTAGACGATCCTTCCTTAATACCTCTAGGGCTATCATCAATTggagagatggaaagatgaCATTAAAAGTGGAAGATGAGGAAATGGTGTACAAGCTCTCAATCGCTATGATATACTCCATGGATTAA